A region from the Leptolyngbya iicbica LK genome encodes:
- a CDS encoding serine/threonine-protein kinase: MVMGGTGNSNNLLGSRYRILRELGRGGFGYTYLAEDVNRFNELCVLKEFLPQVNDNEALRKAKQLFEREADVLYQLNHPQIPKFRELLRVQDRGRGRLFLVQDYVEGPTYQELLETRLNAGNRFAESEVMQLLRQILPVLSYLHSIGVIHRDIAPDNLISRNTDGLPVLIDFGGVKQLVTAVQQQVSHDGVPTRLGKAGYAPAEQMESGQVSPSADLYALAVTALVLLTGQTPDVLYDRYTQRWRWQDYVSISPRLATVLERMLAPRVGDRYSSATAVAKALSSPDLYTAPGYANGNSYSEPTVAVAPGRGSDPSTMVAPPGPPPAPVKPSKQSRPNPTGGCFQAFFGLLLLIGSIGLVWWIATRWEPDGPITNPEGNTPEETQPEDTNPTFSPEEQARKAKLRQRRERLQVDERYLVAVTDQLFYIQFPEIQRPLSDDPADAELRAEWDSIANEVLDVLEAELSAQARQRLGSYGASDRDQWRQRVNQLYVSSRALYDLADAKFAYLYPQTAQQNFIDQPIGQIWHGLADDRVRGIESGDLLEEIRFASGEFSQSLRDRLGPGEGRIYILNLSEGQLMRLNLQAAPGTTRLSIYVPSPNDSVPFLLEDSSDRTWSGTLPQSGYYEITVVNIQTAALNYALDVSVDNVTSTPSEPAPAEDKN, from the coding sequence CTCTTTGAGCGCGAGGCGGATGTACTGTATCAGCTCAACCATCCCCAAATTCCCAAGTTTCGCGAGCTATTGCGGGTGCAAGACCGGGGTCGGGGACGGTTGTTTCTCGTGCAGGATTATGTCGAAGGCCCGACCTATCAAGAATTACTCGAAACCCGTTTAAATGCCGGGAATCGCTTTGCCGAATCCGAAGTCATGCAACTGCTGCGGCAGATTTTGCCGGTGCTTAGTTATTTGCACAGCATTGGCGTCATTCACCGCGATATCGCCCCTGACAACCTGATCTCTCGGAATACGGACGGCCTGCCCGTGCTGATCGATTTTGGCGGGGTCAAGCAATTGGTCACAGCAGTGCAGCAACAGGTCAGTCACGACGGGGTGCCGACGCGCCTCGGCAAAGCCGGGTACGCCCCTGCGGAACAGATGGAATCGGGGCAGGTGTCGCCAAGTGCCGATTTATATGCGCTGGCGGTGACAGCGTTAGTGCTACTGACGGGCCAAACGCCTGACGTTTTGTACGATCGCTATACCCAGCGCTGGCGATGGCAAGACTATGTGAGTATCAGCCCGCGGTTGGCGACGGTATTGGAACGGATGCTGGCCCCCCGGGTGGGCGATCGCTATTCCTCAGCGACGGCGGTCGCCAAGGCGCTCTCCAGTCCGGATCTTTACACCGCTCCGGGCTATGCCAATGGCAACAGCTATTCCGAGCCAACCGTGGCCGTGGCACCGGGTCGGGGTAGCGACCCCAGCACGATGGTGGCGCCCCCAGGTCCTCCGCCTGCCCCAGTAAAACCGTCAAAACAATCGCGCCCTAACCCGACCGGGGGCTGCTTTCAGGCCTTTTTTGGCCTGTTATTACTGATCGGCTCCATTGGTCTAGTGTGGTGGATTGCCACTCGCTGGGAACCGGACGGTCCGATTACAAATCCCGAGGGAAACACACCCGAAGAGACGCAGCCCGAGGACACCAATCCAACTTTTTCGCCTGAAGAGCAGGCCCGTAAAGCTAAACTTCGTCAACGGCGCGAGCGGTTGCAAGTGGATGAGCGCTATCTGGTGGCCGTGACGGATCAATTGTTCTATATTCAATTTCCCGAGATTCAACGACCGCTAAGCGACGACCCTGCGGATGCCGAGCTCCGGGCCGAGTGGGACAGTATTGCCAACGAAGTGCTGGATGTCTTAGAGGCGGAACTGAGCGCTCAAGCTCGCCAACGGTTGGGCAGCTATGGGGCCAGCGATCGCGACCAATGGCGACAGCGAGTAAACCAGCTATACGTCAGCAGTCGCGCCCTGTATGACCTGGCCGATGCTAAGTTTGCCTATCTGTATCCGCAGACAGCCCAGCAAAACTTCATTGACCAGCCGATTGGGCAGATTTGGCACGGGCTCGCGGACGATCGGGTGCGGGGCATTGAGTCCGGCGATCTGCTCGAAGAGATTCGCTTTGCCAGCGGTGAGTTTAGCCAGTCGTTGCGCGATCGCTTAGGGCCGGGTGAAGGTCGAATTTATATCCTCAACCTCAGCGAGGGGCAACTGATGCGGCTCAATCTGCAAGCTGCTCCCGGCACCACCCGCTTATCCATCTATGTGCCCAGTCCCAATGACTCAGTGCCCTTTTTGCTGGAAGATTCCAGCGATCGCACCTGGTCCGGCACCCTGCCCCAGTCCGGCTATTACGAAATCACCGTCGTGAATATTCAAACCGCTGCCCTCAATTACGCATTGGATGTCAGCGTTGATAACGTCACCTCTACCCCTTCTGAGCCCGCCCCCGCCGAAGACAAAAATTAG
- a CDS encoding sensor domain-containing diguanylate cyclase — MRSRENLTAINHESFVTTKSVVSLVSGLYIATGLAVVSSVLFLLTSLDRAAKADRAHRVDIALNLEARYLKTVLLEYSYWDEAYEAIVVEIDETWIEQNSGQYLIDEHGFDFSLAIKAGNQLAHLSLHSEVEGLQFEQLMAGGLEELIATSLQSEVDEGMVAGYITAGRDIYLVALSPFINEETEAVRPGSYLSMGRRLDDDYIEELAAAYELPGLHLAHPTERVTNTKTLTNTTGQAIGRLAWSLQRPSLLIAPKVIAIVMPFVCVAMLLTQYFLKRDHADRTAFEEHLYKEATLDPLTNISNRRHLIALGQQEMAVHRRNGGELAVALFDIDHFKVINDTYGHATGDKALIHLTHICANELRESDLFGRLGGDEFAIILQETPLTEAIEVIDRVRTSIEACPMVIDHYMIPLTISVGLVPMAEQTDFESLLKRADVALYEAKKRGRNQVWVSQGDNN; from the coding sequence ATGCGTAGTCGTGAAAATCTCACCGCCATCAATCATGAAAGTTTCGTTACTACTAAATCAGTCGTTTCGTTAGTCAGTGGCCTGTATATTGCCACCGGCTTAGCCGTTGTTTCCAGCGTCTTATTTCTCTTAACTTCACTAGACCGGGCCGCCAAGGCCGATCGTGCCCATCGAGTCGATATCGCCTTGAATTTAGAAGCCCGATATTTGAAAACGGTTCTGCTGGAATATTCCTATTGGGATGAGGCTTATGAGGCCATTGTGGTGGAAATTGATGAAACCTGGATCGAGCAGAATTCTGGCCAATATCTGATCGACGAGCATGGGTTTGATTTTTCTCTGGCGATTAAGGCTGGCAATCAGCTGGCGCATCTCAGCCTGCATAGCGAGGTCGAAGGGTTGCAATTTGAGCAACTGATGGCGGGTGGCTTGGAAGAATTAATCGCAACATCTTTGCAGAGCGAAGTAGATGAAGGGATGGTGGCTGGTTATATCACTGCTGGGAGGGATATTTATTTAGTCGCTTTGAGTCCCTTTATCAATGAGGAAACTGAGGCAGTCAGACCAGGCAGTTACTTGTCTATGGGGCGACGGTTAGATGACGACTACATTGAGGAACTGGCAGCGGCGTATGAACTGCCAGGACTGCACCTAGCCCACCCGACCGAAAGGGTAACGAATACTAAGACGTTGACGAATACGACTGGCCAGGCGATCGGCCGATTGGCCTGGTCGTTGCAGCGACCGAGTCTACTGATTGCGCCCAAGGTTATTGCGATCGTCATGCCGTTTGTCTGCGTTGCGATGTTACTGACCCAATACTTTCTGAAGCGGGATCATGCCGATCGCACGGCTTTTGAAGAACATTTGTACAAGGAGGCCACGCTTGATCCCCTTACCAATATCAGTAATCGTCGGCACTTGATCGCGTTAGGCCAACAAGAGATGGCGGTGCATCGACGCAACGGGGGAGAGTTGGCCGTTGCGCTATTTGACATCGATCATTTCAAGGTCATTAATGACACCTATGGACACGCCACAGGCGACAAAGCCTTAATCCATTTGACCCACATATGTGCCAACGAATTGCGGGAGTCAGACCTCTTTGGCCGTTTGGGGGGCGACGAGTTTGCCATTATCTTGCAGGAAACCCCCCTAACGGAAGCGATTGAGGTCATCGATCGCGTTCGCACCAGCATTGAAGCCTGCCCCATGGTGATAGATCACTACATGATTCCTCTCACCATCAGCGTTGGATTAGTGCCAATGGCAGAACAAACCGACTTTGAAAGCCTCCTCAAGCGCGCCGATGTGGCTTTGTACGAGGCCAAGAAGAGAGGGCGGAATCAAGTCTGGGTGAGTCAGGGAGACAATAACTAA
- the folB gene encoding dihydroneopterin aldolase: MDKIYVNDIRAFGYSGALPEENVLGQWFRVDLTLMLDLSSAGSSDVLTDTYNYAAAIVAVQQLIQQQPFNLVETLASEIVKAVLRTDDRLTQITVKLTKLTPPVPHFAGDIAVEITRDRHHLNTPSPAPLDQS; the protein is encoded by the coding sequence ATGGATAAAATTTACGTCAATGACATTCGCGCTTTTGGCTACTCGGGTGCTTTGCCAGAAGAAAATGTGCTCGGACAGTGGTTTCGAGTCGATTTGACGCTGATGTTGGATTTATCGAGCGCCGGAAGTTCTGACGTGTTAACTGACACCTACAACTACGCCGCCGCTATCGTCGCCGTGCAGCAGTTGATTCAGCAGCAACCGTTTAATCTGGTCGAAACGCTGGCCAGCGAGATTGTGAAAGCGGTGTTGCGCACCGATGATCGCCTCACTCAAATTACCGTCAAGCTCACCAAACTCACGCCCCCGGTGCCCCACTTTGCAGGCGACATTGCGGTCGAAATCACTCGCGATCGCCACCACCTCAACACGCCGTCACCCGCACCGCTTGACCAGAGTTGA